A window of the Physeter macrocephalus isolate SW-GA chromosome 7, ASM283717v5, whole genome shotgun sequence genome harbors these coding sequences:
- the LOC102977914 gene encoding zinc finger CCHC domain-containing protein 17-like: MNSGRPETMENLPALYTIFQGEVAMVTDYGAFIKIPGCRKQGLVHRTHMASCGVVKLSEMVDVRNKVWVKLIGRDMKNDRIKISLSMKVVNQGTGKDPDPNNVISEQEERRRRSFQGDTGQKIALEAVLNTTCKKCGCKGHFAKDYFMQPGGTKYSMIPDEEEEKEEAEAAEFEKPDPTRNSSRKRKKEKKKKKHRDRKSSDSDSSDSESDTGKRARHTSKDSKAAKKKKKKKKHKE; the protein is encoded by the coding sequence ATGAATTCAGGAAGACCCGAGACCATGGAGAACTTGCCTGCTCTCTACACTATTTTCCAAGGAGAGGTTGCTATGGTGACAGACTATGGAGCCTTTATCAAAATCCCAGGCTGTCGGAAGCAAGGTCTGGTCCATCGAACTCACATGGCATCCTGTGGCGTGGTTAAGCTCTCTGAGATGGTAGATGTCAGAAACAAAGTGTGGGTGAAGCTTATTGGACGAGACATGAAAAACGATAGGATCAAAATATCCCTCTCCATGAAAGTTGTCAACCAAGGGACTGGGAAGGACCCTGACCCCAACAACGTTATCAGTGAGCAAGAAGAGAGGCGGAGGCGGTCCTTCCAGGGTGACACTGGGCAGAAGATCGCCCTCGAGGCTGTCCTGAACACTACCTGCAAGAAGTGTGGCTGTAAAGGCCACTTTGCAAAGGATTATTTCATGCAACCAGGTGGGACCAAGTACTCTATGATACctgatgaggaagaggagaaggaagaggcagaggcagcagAGTTTGAAAAGCCTGACCCCACGAGAAATtcttctagaaaaagaaagaaggaaaagaagaaaaagaaacatagagaCAGGAAGTCATCTGACTCGGACAGCTCAGACTCTGAGAGTGATACAGGCAAGAGGGCAAGGCACACGTCAAAAGACAGCAAGgcagcaaagaagaagaaaaagaagaagaagcacaAGGAGTGA